A portion of the Parasedimentitalea marina genome contains these proteins:
- a CDS encoding DUF1476 domain-containing protein: MTTFDNREQAFEAKFAHDEEMQFKAEARCNKMLGLWAAAKMGKSGEQAETYAHTLVTASIEGSDPEDVVRKVTADLQGRATSDEIRQRRATLLPDAQAQILLETG; encoded by the coding sequence ATGACTACATTTGACAACCGAGAACAGGCGTTTGAAGCGAAATTTGCCCATGACGAAGAGATGCAGTTTAAAGCTGAGGCTCGATGCAATAAAATGCTCGGTCTGTGGGCTGCGGCAAAAATGGGAAAATCCGGAGAGCAGGCCGAAACCTATGCTCATACTCTTGTCACCGCAAGTATCGAGGGGTCCGACCCCGAGGATGTCGTGCGCAAGGTAACGGCTGACCTTCAGGGCCGCGCAACCTCGGACGAAATCCGCCAAAGGCGTGCGACATTGCTGCCCGATGCGCAGGCGCAAATCTTGTTAGAAACCGGATAA
- the bmt gene encoding betaine--homocysteine S-methyltransferase produces MTNTFIELLNSKDVLLADGATGTNLFNMGLQSGDSPEFWNVDEPNKIKALYQGSVDAGSDLFLTNTFGGTSARLKLHNAQDRVFEFNKAGAELGREVADKSGRKIAVAGSVGPTGEIMQPVGDLSHALAVEMFHEQAEGLKAGGVDVLWLETISAPEEFRAAAEAFALADMPWCGTMSFDTAGRTMMGVTSSALAELVEEIANKPLAFGANCGTGASDILRTVLGFAAQGTERAVISKGNAGIPKYVDGHIHYDGTPALMAEYAVMARDSGAKIIGGCCGTLPDHLRAMREALDTRPRGDKPALEQIVETLGPFSSDSDGTGDYVAPVRERRGRRKT; encoded by the coding sequence ATGACCAATACCTTTATTGAGTTGCTCAACAGCAAAGATGTGTTGCTGGCCGATGGCGCCACTGGCACCAACCTTTTCAATATGGGCCTGCAATCAGGCGATTCTCCTGAATTCTGGAACGTTGACGAACCAAACAAGATCAAAGCCTTGTACCAAGGCTCGGTCGATGCGGGCAGTGACCTGTTTCTGACCAACACCTTTGGTGGTACCTCTGCACGTCTAAAGCTGCATAATGCCCAGGACCGGGTTTTCGAATTCAACAAGGCCGGCGCCGAGTTGGGACGCGAAGTCGCTGACAAATCAGGTCGTAAGATTGCAGTTGCCGGCTCCGTCGGCCCAACTGGTGAAATCATGCAGCCGGTTGGTGACCTCAGCCACGCGCTGGCGGTTGAAATGTTTCACGAACAGGCCGAAGGACTAAAAGCCGGCGGTGTCGACGTCTTATGGCTGGAAACCATCTCGGCCCCTGAAGAATTCCGCGCCGCTGCCGAGGCTTTTGCTCTGGCCGACATGCCCTGGTGCGGCACCATGAGCTTTGACACGGCTGGGCGCACGATGATGGGCGTCACCTCTTCGGCACTGGCTGAACTGGTCGAAGAGATTGCAAACAAACCACTGGCCTTTGGCGCCAACTGTGGAACCGGGGCCTCTGATATTCTGCGCACAGTTCTAGGCTTTGCCGCTCAAGGGACCGAACGTGCAGTCATCTCCAAGGGCAACGCCGGTATCCCAAAGTATGTAGATGGTCATATCCACTATGATGGAACCCCTGCGTTGATGGCCGAATATGCGGTTATGGCGCGTGACAGCGGTGCCAAAATCATTGGCGGTTGCTGTGGCACCCTGCCCGACCACCTGCGTGCTATGCGTGAGGCGCTGGATACGCGACCACGCGGAGACAAACCGGCACTAGAGCAGATTGTCGAAACCCTTGGCCCGTTTTCCTCTGACAGTGATGGTACTGGTGATTACGTCGCCCCCGTACGTGAACGCCGCGGACGTCGCAAAACCTAA
- the purC gene encoding phosphoribosylaminoimidazolesuccinocarboxamide synthase has protein sequence MARRKKIYEGKAKTLYEGPEPGTLVQYFKDDATAFNAEKKDVIEGKGVLNNLLSEYFMTGLGQIGVPTHFLKRLNMREQLIRSCEIVPLEVIVRNFAAGSMSKRLGIDEGTQLPRPIVEFCYKDDALGDPLVSEEHIAAFGWASQQDMDDILSMTLRVNDFMSGVMLAVGIRLIDFKIEFGRVFEGDFQRLVVADEISPDSCRLWDIETGRKLDKDVFRRDLGSLTDAYSEVARRLGVMPNTPPKGGKPTLVN, from the coding sequence ATGGCGCGTCGCAAAAAAATCTACGAAGGCAAGGCCAAAACTTTGTATGAAGGCCCGGAGCCGGGAACCCTTGTGCAGTATTTCAAGGATGACGCCACCGCCTTTAACGCCGAAAAGAAGGACGTTATCGAAGGTAAGGGGGTTTTGAACAACTTGCTGAGCGAGTATTTCATGACTGGGTTGGGTCAAATTGGCGTCCCAACACACTTTCTGAAGCGCTTGAATATGCGTGAGCAGCTGATCCGCTCTTGCGAGATCGTTCCGCTGGAAGTGATTGTTCGTAATTTCGCCGCGGGCTCCATGTCCAAACGTTTGGGTATCGACGAAGGCACTCAATTGCCGCGCCCAATCGTTGAATTCTGCTACAAAGATGATGCTTTGGGCGACCCTTTGGTCAGCGAAGAGCACATCGCGGCTTTTGGCTGGGCCAGTCAGCAGGATATGGATGATATTCTAAGCATGACATTGCGCGTGAATGATTTCATGTCCGGGGTGATGCTGGCAGTTGGTATTCGCCTTATCGACTTCAAGATTGAATTTGGTCGTGTTTTTGAAGGTGACTTTCAGCGCTTGGTTGTTGCGGATGAGATCAGCCCTGACAGCTGTCGTTTGTGGGATATTGAGACCGGTCGTAAGCTGGACAAGGATGTGTTCCGCCGCGATTTGGGGAGCCTGACGGACGCCTATTCTGAGGTTGCGCGGCGTTTGGGTGTGATGCCGAACACGCCACCCAAAGGCGGAAAACCAACACTGGTCAACTGA